CCACCTGCAGGTCCACCTCGTTTTTGATGGTCTTCCCGTCTGCCCACCGCAGCTGGCTCCGTGCCTCCCCTGCAGACAGGGCACCCCGTGGGCAAGGGACAGGGCCCAAGCCCGGGGCAGCTTCAGCCAGGGTGCTGATGCAGAATGCCACACCCTttgccccagggctgtccctgttGCTGGGCACTATGGCCCTGCCTGTGTGGGGGATCTGGCAGGATGACATCTCCCCATGGTAAAGGACTGGCTCTCAGGATTCAGGGCAGCACAGTGGCACTGGCAGTCAGGCACAGGGACGTGacagccaccagcaccaggcaggggctgccctggtgTCACCACTCACCCATCAGCAGCCCCATGTTGAAGCGGTAGcgctctgccagcagctctgctcggTGCTTGCTGATCACAGCCTCCACCTGGGAGCAGCACGGGGACACCGGGGTGAGcgaggcaggcaggagcacagcaggagccagtccagtgctccctgtgctgcctccccAGGGTCACAGCCCTACCCACCGCTTCCTCGATCTGCTCGGGGGTGACGCAGATCCCCACACCGCAAGCGCGCTCAAAGTCTGCCACGTCCAGGGGCTCCAAGGGGTGGCTCCTCACGTActccagggcagctgtggaCAGAGCAGGGATGAAGAGCGgggcccgcggggccggggccggggccgggcgggggccggggccgcaCGGTACCGCTGAGCTGCAGGTCGGTGAGGATCTCCTTGCGGGCGATGTAGCCGACGAGGAAGCCGAGGTGTTTCGGGTCCTTGAGGCGGGCGGCCGCGTTGTACAGAAGCGTCCCGGTGGCCTTGTCCAGCGCCGGGCCCAGCGCGCTCCGAGCCTGTCGCCGCCCCGGGGAGAGTCAGGGCAGGACCGGGGCCCGAGTCCCGGCGAACCGGCGGCACCGGGGGCAGAGCGGGACTGGGGAGCGCCAAGGGCTGAGATCGCTCGGCGGGGCCGAGAGGAGGCGAAGCCAGGGGGTCCGGGAAAGGCTGGGGTCGAGGGGGTGACAGCGGGACCACGGTGCCAATGTGGCCGGGTGACAGCGGGGATCGCGTTACCGGGTCCCGGGGGTGAGACCGATACCGGGCTACCGAGTTCCCAGCGTGGCCGGGTCCCCAAGTGACATCGGGGTGACGGGGTACTGGAGATCGAGGATCGGGGACCAGGGTGCGGGCCCGCGGCGGACgcacctgcagcacagcccggcGCAGCAGCGCGCTGAGCGCCCCGTTGCGTAGCGTCTCTCGCGCCTTGGCCTCGCTGAGGCCGATGCCCGTGAACAGCCCCAGCGCCTCCTCCGCTTCCTCCGCCGCCatcgctgccgccgccgccgccatgcTGCCGCCTCCGCCCGGGGGCGGGCCCGTGCCCAGCCAACCGGCAGCGAGAGCGCTCCCGCCCGGCCAATGGCGGGAGGGGGCCGGCGCGGGCCGGGCCAATGGGCGCGCGGGAGGCGGGCTCAGCGCGCGGGAGGTTGCATCATTTAAAgagcccggcggcggcggcggccacgTGGGGGGCGGGGCTGGaggcgggcccggggcggcgcggggcccgatcccggggcggcgcggggcccgatcccggggcggcgcggggcccgatcccggggcggcgcggggcccgatcccggggcggcgcggggcccgatcccggggcggcgcggggcccgATCCCGCCCGGCGCCCCCGGCCCCCGGCGCTTTGTGCCCCGCGGCTGATGCCCGCACCTCCAGCACGGGCCCTGCGACGGGCCCGTGGAGATGCACTTGCTCAAGGTCCTGGAGTGCAGAGCGCGGGGCGGTGGCGGCTTCAGCACGGTGTatgcggggccgggccggctcGGCGTCCCCCGCTCCCCCGGATCGTGCGTGGTCGCTTGGCCCGGCCAACCCAGTGTCCGCGCTCtttcctcctgccctgtccccctcGCTGCCCCAGTACACCCctcatcccagtgtccccaggcttGCCCAGACCGGTGGAACTTTGGCTGCCTCAGCCCAGTGTCCTCAtgccccccccccgccccgtcTGATGTCTTGTCCAGTCTGGTGTCCCCAACTCTCCCTCTGCGCCTCCAGCTTCCCCAGCCTGGCATTCTCCTCTAGCTCTTCCGGCCCGGCGCCCCCCAGCCCGGTGTCCTCCACAACCCCACATTTTCTGCCTCAGCCCGGGAGTCCCTGCCCCGACCCAATGTCCCTCCCCCCCAGCTTGGTGTCTCCTCTTAGCTCAGTGCTCCCCTAGCCCAGTGTCCCATCCATCCTACTCCCACCTCAGCCCGAGCAGCAGCAGACTTGAGTGGTTGTGGGAGGGGGTTTATTGGAAATATAGGGTGGGAGGAGGCACTAGCAGGTCCTGCCAGCCAGAGCCACCAGACACAACCAGACAAGGCAGGTCCTGGCTCCTCCACGGGTGGGTGCTGGAGTCAACGCTGGTGTCACAGTGAGTCCCACACCACGGAGGGGACAGCCATTGCTTAGCACCGGCACAGAGCTATAGTCCCATCCTAGTGCCGGGCACTGTGTCTGTCCCCTTGGTGgccacctgctccctgcccatAGCTGGCAGTGGCTTTAAGCTATAGCGGGCGCTGACATTGGTACCTGAGACGCTGCGGTATTCGCCCATCTCCGTACGAACGCTCTCGTTCTGGGTGATGGTGAGCAGGACCGGGACGGAGAGTGTCACCTCCTTCCGAAGGACTTGGATGCTGAGCGCTGTGCGCGGGGGGATCTTGGCCGGCAGCTGCACCTCCACGCGCTGCCGGCGAGTGCTGGTTTCGCTGCGCCCTTTCTGCACCGTAAAGATGTTGGAGGCTTCCACGGTCAGCGTGAAGGAGAGCCCGGCTTTGAGGCTGGTGGCATTGCTGAAGTGGAAGCTCTGCCAGAGTGTGGTGCCGTACTCCCGGCTGCTGCTGGCCGCCAGCGCCTGCTCCGACTCCGTCTCGTTCACCCCCTCAatctcatccaccagcacctcccGCTCCTCCTCCACCCGCTTCTGTTCCCACAGGAGACGTGCCGAGACCAGGGGCCGCCCAGGCCGTAGCGGGCGCAGGTGGGACAGCCGAGACTGAAAGTTCAGCTCCAGTTTGTAGTCGGCGAGATGCTCGCCGGGCCAcgccaggcagtgccagccgCCCCGGCCAGGATGCTGGTAGAGCAGCCAGACGCCTCGCTGCACCATGTGGGAGGCCACCCGGTCGTTGAAGTACCCGTATGCCAAGTTGGTCTCCTCTGTCACCACCTTGCAGGCGCCTTGGAAGTTGGGGCGCTCGTAGAGGGTGATCTGGGGATCCCCCAGGTCATGGTGCACGAGGCGCAGTGCCGAGAAGCTGTTGGGCCGATCCACAGAGGGGTACTCGCCTTCCTCGAAGGCGTGCGGCTCCCCCTCGTATTTGGGGTCCGTGTAGGCAATCCACGGCTGCCCCTCCACCTTCAGGGAGGCGATGCAgttcccaaaatccagctcGTGCAGGTCAGGCACGTCGCAGGTGAACTCCCGGCTCAGCCCCTCAAAGTTGGCACGTTCGTACACTGTGATGCGGTTCATGGTGCTGTGGGCGCCTGCCCCTGCGAGGGCACAACGTGGGCCACGTCCCCTCCTGTGGGGCCACGGGGTGCTACAGGACACCCGTGAGGAAAGCCCAGCAAGCAAAGGCAAACCTCGGCACCCCTTTAACTCTTgtcctctgcctttcctttgcCCACCTCCTGCCTGGCCCCCGTGCTCTCACCGTCTGTGCTGGCAAcaccctgcagctgtgccttttAGGAAGGGGTGGCGGGACCAGGGCGTGCAGCGGCATGAAGCGAAGGCGATGACAACGCTCGCCCCCGCACCTTGCGCCCAACCCTCGTCCCCACTTTGTGCTGGGGAGTCGGCCAGGCCCCGCACGGCGGGCGACGCACCGGGATGCCAGCCGGTCCCACAGACCAGCCCTGCCGGAAAGTCCTGCCGTGCCCCAGGCACGTGAGGCTCTGTGCTAAAGAGTCACCGCCAATTATCAGTGATGCTTCCGCCCTGCCCGCGCTAATTACAGTGTGCATCGCCGGTGGGGCAGGAACTGCTGGCTCACCCCACTGGGGTGAGAGGGCATCGTGGTGGGGCAAGCCGGCGCCCCAAAACAAGGGCCTCTGGAACCCTGGTGATCCCAGCAATTGGATATGGACACCTGGCACGGTGGAACTGCTCCAGCCCAGTCTCTTGAAGATGGCTGGGGCAGACGGGAACACTTCTTCCCCCTTGTCGCTTCATGGGGTGCCCAAGGCACTGCCGGGGTGGgatgctgggcacagcaggacacTGACATCAAACCGAGGCGTTGGAAGGCAGCCACTCCAAGCACAGCATGCCGGTGGTTTCGTCCAGGCTCCATACAGGTTGCCATGGCATGAACTGGAGCTGGCCTCCCCAGGAGCTACTGGTGTGGGGCACAGGGCACGTGCACTCCCTGGCTGGCACCCTGCTGAAACAGGGCTCAGGCAGCTCACAGTTCTGGGGCAAGGTTAAGCCTTTGACTTCTGGCTACATGCCCAGAGGCTGCCTCATCCACTTGTCCACACAGTCCTCACCAGCCCAGGGTTTTTCCCAAGGCACAGTGCATGGAGTGGGGAGCCACAAGGCTGACGTGAAAAGCTCCCAGTGGGGTACAGCTGGATCCTGACCCACCCCTTGGGGACAGTCAAAACCCTCAAAGCCTCTGGGCTAAAATCTGCCTCTTGGAGCTGATAAGCAAGGCCAGCCCTTGGCTGCACGGGGTCCCCCAGTCCCACCAGGGTTTGGTACAGCCTGCAGGCACCCAGATCCTGTGGTGGAGAAGGATGGAGACCCCATTGCTCCAATAGTCTGTACCCCGCAAGTCACCCAAGAGAGGAACCCAGGCGTCCCTGAATTCTTGAACCCTATTCCCTTCAAACCTCTGTCCCCCAAAGGCCAGTGTCACCCCACACCTCGCCCCTCAGTTGTCCGCTGCTAGTGCCCCACttcccctgcctgcagtgccaggactGCCAGGGTCTCCCAGTTTATTGCCAGATGTCGGGGCGGTTGGGGTTACACCAAACAAACGCTACGGGAAGCAGTTAGTGAGTGGGGGGCCATGGGGGCCGCGGGCAGgggccagggaagggctgtCCCACTCACTCCCCCAGCCGGCGGCCTCCCTGCCGTTCCCCTGGGCTGCCACGCTCCCCCGCGCCGGGGACCCCTCCTGTGCCCCGTGGCTGCCCTGGCTCCGTGGCCCCCAGCACCCCCCTGGCTGTGTTCCCCCCCTGCAGCGAGGCCGGCggccggggcggcgcggggggcgcggggcagCGTGGGTGGGAGGCGGTGCTGGCATTATTGCTATGGCGGGCGGGAGCAGCGCGACCCTCCCCACGCTCAGATCACAGTCTCGAAGAGCGTCGCCTTCTCcttggggggctctggggccAGCAGCTTGGCTTCTGCCTCTGGCGTCAGGTACTCCAGGTGGTGTTGGCCCCAGATTGGAGTGGTCAGGAGCTGCCAGCGCTGTGGGGACATCGCGTCAGCACCCGGGGCCAACGGCACTGGGACTGCCTGGACCCAGCTTGGGGAATTCCCCGCAATGCACGGGGATAGGAAAGGGATGGGATTTGGATGGGGGTGGAGGTGAGACTGGGACAGGAAAGGGATTGAAATGGGATTGAGAAAGGGACAGAGATTGCGCAGGGACGGGGATGGGACTGAGACTGACAGGATTAAGAAGACAGTGATGTCAGCAAGGATGGAGTTTGGGTGAGGCTGGGAGTGAGACAGCAGTGAGGACAGGAATCTGATAGGAGTGAGAGCAATGAAGACAGGAAGAGGACTTGGATTGGGGTGAGCCTAGGATGGGAAAAGGACTAAATGAGATTGAGAGAGGGACAGGAATTGCAAGGAGACAGTGATGGGGACGTGCACAGGATCTGGCTGTGATAGGGATAGAACTGAGACAGTGATGTAAGCATCAGTGGGAGTCAGGTAAGATTGGGAATGAGACAgcgatggggacagggatgggatttgggTGGGAGTGAGACAATGAGGACAGGCACATGATTTGGATGGGAATGAGGGATGAAAACAGGAATGACACCTGGCTGTGGATGGGACTGTGATGGCAATGTGGATAGTGGTGGGATTTGAATGGGAATCAGACAGTGATAAAGACAGGTATGGGATCTAGTGGTGGATGGGACTGAGACGGCAATGTGGATGGTGGAATTTAAATGGGGCCGGGACTGGGCCAGGGACAGGACTAAGAAGGGGACAACCATGGCTGAGAATGGGGTGGGGACAGAGGCAGGAGTGATCCCGCTGCACTGCCCTCACCTCGCGCAAGGAGCCTTTGCAGCGCAGGAGCTTGTAGATAACAGTGCAGGGGATGCAGAGCATGGAGGAGAGTGCCAGGACCCAGCCGATGGCTTCCCCCCACCACGGGTACACGTATGTCTTATTGTATGTCAGCGGCTTGTAGTTCACCACGTGGAACACAAAGATGCCCTGGGTGGAGAGAGGGAGGTGAGGTCCCgcggggcagggagctggcGGTCCCCACCCCGGCGGGTGTCACCGCGCGGCAGCGGCTCCCGGAGCGACACGCGTGTGCCCACGGCGGCCGCCGGGGGGCGCTCGGGGCCCGCGGCACGGCTCGGGGCGGCGGCACACGCGTGTCCCCACGCGCGGTGGCCCCGCTCACCACGCAGACCAGCGGTGTcaccacagcccagcaccactTCATGACGGGCAGAGGCCGGTAGCCGATCATACGGGCCACATCGTCCATGAAGCGGTCGGCACCTGTGGGGAGGAGGCCGTCAGCTGGGGCACTCgtgtcccagtgtcccaccTTGTGTCCCCCTTCCCGTGTCCCCCTGGCCTCACCATAGACCCAGGCAATGACCACGCACTCCCAGAAAGCCTGCCACAGCAACGTGATCCCGCTGGCCGAGTAGTTGTCAAAGAGCTGGAATACGTACATGCCGCCCTGCCAGGAAGGCGCCCGTGTCACCAGCACTGTGCTGGCTGCCCCGCTTGCCACCACACTTCAAGTCACAGCCTTGCCAGCACCAGTACCCCACCTGGCACGGACACCCTGCATCCCATGGGcaccctgctcccacagcaccccTACACCACAGAGACCCCCATGCCATAGGAGCTCCGCTGACACgagggcagcagccccagtgagCTCCCACCCCACAGTGGGATCTCATGGGAGGTGATGCCTCAGGAACGGGCGCAAGCGGCCGGTGTGGGGCTGGCcggcagtgtccctgctgtgtcccccaCCTGTGTGACCATGGAGAGGTCAATGAGGCAGCAGATGATGCAGCAGAGCGCAGCGGTGAGCTCACGGCGCAGCGAGCCAGCCCCCGGCTGGGGGAACAGGTCCAGGATGCCCGTGATGAAACCCTCCACACCGACAAACTGCGGCACAAAGCAGGGCTCAGTGGGGACGTGCCACCCATCCTCTCCCTGTTCCCCATCTCCCTGGTTGCCACAGCACCTGGCTGTCCAGCCCCAGCACGAGAAGCATGATGAAAAAGAGCGTGGCCCACAGCGGAGACAAGGGCATCAGCGTCACAGCTTTGGGGTAGGCGATGAAAGCCAGCCCGGGACCTGCAGGAGAGTGGGGTCAGAGATGCCACTCAAGGCGTGACACAGAAGACACAGCTGGCACCCACCATCCACCGCTTACCAGACTCGGCCACCTTGGAGATGTCCACGCCTTGCTCAGAGGCCATGAAGCCGAGCACGGAGAAGACAACAAAGCCGGCAAAGAAGCTGGTGCAGCTGTTGATCACAGCCAGGATGTAGGCATCCCTGTGGGCACAGCATCTAAGGAAGtgctggggggcactgggggacaCACCAGGgggcctgcctgcagctggcacagccctaCCTGTAGCAGTTGTTGTGGAAGCGGTTGTAGCTGCCCAGTGCGGTCAGGGCACCCAGCCCGATGGCGTAGGAGAAGAACACCTGGGTGCCAGCATCAATCCAGACCTGGGGTGTGAGGGAGGACGTCACGGGGTGATGGGGGTGCCACGGTGTTGTCTAGCACCcaattccctgctgctctccccactgCCCTCACCTGTGCCTCAACCAGCTTGGACCAGTCAGGTTTCAGGTAGTAGATGATGCCACCCAGCGCGCCGGGCAGTGTCACTCCGTGGAccagcaggaggatgaggacCACATACGGGAAGAGCGCCGTGAAGTAGACAATCTGAAGAGCAGTGGGTGGCCATGAGACTCCCCCAGGCCAGGGCTCTCCGTCACGTGCCACAGGTGtcccagcaggaccagagcTTGGGAatgtccccagcagctggaagcaccTCCCAGACATATGTGGAACACGGGCCTCCCACCCCTGtgggctgtggcacaggagggcaggagccagcagtgccacgTGTTGCAGTCTTCTCTCACACCAGTGGCCCTGATGCATGTTCCCTCTGCCAGCATTACCTTCCCAGTCGACTTGACACCCTTCCAGATGCAGAAGTAGACAACGATCCAGGTGGTAAGCAAGCAGAGGATCATCTGCCAGTTCATCTCCCCTGGCTCGCTGAGTCCCCCAGAGAGACGCAGCACCTTGTTCCTGCAgagtggggctgtgctgagcgCCAGCAtgacacccccagccccagacaACACCCTCCTGCTTCCCACACTCACTCCCAAAACTCAATGACAGGCGAGCGCTTGTTGGTCATGTTGGTGCAGCTGAAGTTGGAAGTCCAAGTGCTGGCAGTGGCGTTAGTGCTGACATTTTGGCACAGGTCCAGGTTGAAGAGCTCCGTGCACTGCTCCGTGTTCCAGGAATGGCCACAGgtggcccagggcagggtgtcCGTCAGTGAATGCACCAGGTAAAAGAGCCCCCACACCAAGATCATGATGTAGTAGGAGTTGCAGAAGAAGACGATCACCATAGAGGCCAGGCCTAAACCTGTGGCACGGGGGGATCAGAGCCCGCAGGCACCTGTGGGCATCTGGCAGCCAGCATGGAGCGGGATACGGGGTGTTGTAGGGATGGGGGAGGACAGAGGAGAactgacagggacaggacagggaaagctggcagccctggaCAGGACAGGAGAGAGCCGGTGGAAATGGGACAGGaaagctggcagccccaggcaggacaggacaggacaggacaggacagggtggggacagcTGGCGGCATGGCACAGGACCAGGGGGGGACCGGCAAGATACCTCTGGAAGTGGGGATCCAGCAGCTGCCCGGGATCCAGCAGCACGCAGGCAGGGAGCCACAGGGGCAGgcaaggcaggcagggcagcacgGGGTGCCATGGGGCACaggtgcaggcagctgccatCCTTGGCCGCGGCAAAGGGCGGCAGTGGGACGCGGGCAAGGTgcaggggagcaggcagggcgTGGGcagggtgctgccagccccagcaggctgCGTGCAGCCAGGCACAGTCAGGGTGCAGACAGGGTGCCGGGGGCCCCGGCCAGGGTGCAGGGGCCGCGGAAAGGGTGCAGGCAGGGCGCGGGCAGGGCGCGGCGTTACCCTTGAAGAGGGGGGCGATGTTCCAGGCGGCGATGCCCCCCTGCTTCATGAACTGTCCCAGAGCCACCTCCAAGAAGAAGATGGGGATGCCGCCCACGAAGACGATGAGCAGGTAGGGGATGAGGAAGACGCCTGGGGCCGGGGGCAGGGGGCCGGCTCAGCCGCCGCCGTCCCCCCGGCCCCCCCTTTTGCTCCCCCCCttccccgcgccgcccgcccggaCGCAGCGAATGGCAAAGGCGCCTCCGCGCCCTCCCCTTGCCGCGATGTAGGTCAGCACGGGCAGGTAGTGGGGGGCTCCCACGACCCCCGCTCCGTGAGTGACTCCGGAACACCGCGGGGCGGCCCACGAGCCCCTCGAAGGCGCAGGGCGAGCTGAGCCAGCGTGGGGTGACCCCCAGGCGCACACTCCGGGTCGGGAAGCGGGTGCCCCCCGCGCCGCGGGGCGCACCCCCGCGGCGTGGGGCGAGCACTAGGCTCACCTCCGCCGTTCTTGTAGCACAGGTAGGGGAAGCGCCAGACGTTGCCCAGCCCCACGGCGAAGCCCACGCAGGACATGATGAAATCCATCTGCCGGGTCCATGTCTCCCGTTCGGGGGCGGCCTCTTTGGGGGGACCAGGGGGTCGCACCAGCGGTGCCGTCACTGTTCGCTCCTCGCCCGCCGTGGGGGGCTCTGTGCCCTCCGCCCCGCCGGGGCCTTCTGCCGAGACGGGGGTTGTGGGGATGCCCACGCCGCCGTCACGCGCGCCCGTGGGGGCGCGGTGGGGGGGGGAAAGCACCTCCCCCCCCCGCGCGCCCCTCTCCGCGCGTAGGGGCGTGACGTCAGATGTCAGGCCGGCGCGTGACGTCACAATGCAGAGCGGTGACTCAccccgcggcggcgggagggggcGCGCCGCGGTCGCGCGTGGCCGTGGgtccccctctccccctccccgaGCT
This portion of the Motacilla alba alba isolate MOTALB_02 chromosome 12, Motacilla_alba_V1.0_pri, whole genome shotgun sequence genome encodes:
- the SLC6A8 gene encoding sodium- and chloride-dependent creatine transporter 1 isoform X2, with the protein product MPPVPTDTAAPQPPDAPRRDAAAAATAAAAAAPAGSGPGGAEGTEPPTAGEERTVTAPLVRPPGPPKEAAPERETWTRQMDFIMSCVGFAVGLGNVWRFPYLCYKNGGGVFLIPYLLIVFVGGIPIFFLEVALGQFMKQGGIAAWNIAPLFKGLGLASMVIVFFCNSYYIMILVWGLFYLVHSLTDTLPWATCGHSWNTEQCTELFNLDLCQNVSTNATASTWTSNFSCTNMTNKRSPVIEFWENKVLRLSGGLSEPGEMNWQMILCLLTTWIVVYFCIWKGVKSTGKIVYFTALFPYVVLILLLVHGVTLPGALGGIIYYLKPDWSKLVEAQVWIDAGTQVFFSYAIGLGALTALGSYNRFHNNCYRDAYILAVINSCTSFFAGFVVFSVLGFMASEQGVDISKVAESGPGLAFIAYPKAVTLMPLSPLWATLFFIMLLVLGLDSQFVGVEGFITGILDLFPQPGAGSLRRELTAALCCIICCLIDLSMVTQGGMYVFQLFDNYSASGITLLWQAFWECVVIAWVYGADRFMDDVARMIGYRPLPVMKWCWAVVTPLVCVGIFVFHVVNYKPLTYNKTYVYPWWGEAIGWVLALSSMLCIPCTVIYKLLRCKGSLRERWQLLTTPIWGQHHLEYLTPEAEAKLLAPEPPKEKATLFETVI
- the LOC119705860 gene encoding epidermal differentiation-specific protein-like; translation: MNRITVYERANFEGLSREFTCDVPDLHELDFGNCIASLKVEGQPWIAYTDPKYEGEPHAFEEGEYPSVDRPNSFSALRLVHHDLGDPQITLYERPNFQGACKVVTEETNLAYGYFNDRVASHMVQRGVWLLYQHPGRGGWHCLAWPGEHLADYKLELNFQSRLSHLRPLRPGRPLVSARLLWEQKRVEEEREVLVDEIEGVNETESEQALAASSSREYGTTLWQSFHFSNATSLKAGLSFTLTVEASNIFTVQKGRSETSTRRQRVEVQLPAKIPPRTALSIQVLRKEVTLSVPVLLTITQNESVRTEMGEYRSVSGTNVSARYSLKPLPAMGREQVATKGTDTVPGTRMGL
- the SLC6A8 gene encoding sodium- and chloride-dependent creatine transporter 1 isoform X1, producing MPPVPTDTAAPQPPDAPRRDAAAAATAAAAAAPAGSEGPGGAEGTEPPTAGEERTVTAPLVRPPGPPKEAAPERETWTRQMDFIMSCVGFAVGLGNVWRFPYLCYKNGGGVFLIPYLLIVFVGGIPIFFLEVALGQFMKQGGIAAWNIAPLFKGLGLASMVIVFFCNSYYIMILVWGLFYLVHSLTDTLPWATCGHSWNTEQCTELFNLDLCQNVSTNATASTWTSNFSCTNMTNKRSPVIEFWENKVLRLSGGLSEPGEMNWQMILCLLTTWIVVYFCIWKGVKSTGKIVYFTALFPYVVLILLLVHGVTLPGALGGIIYYLKPDWSKLVEAQVWIDAGTQVFFSYAIGLGALTALGSYNRFHNNCYRDAYILAVINSCTSFFAGFVVFSVLGFMASEQGVDISKVAESGPGLAFIAYPKAVTLMPLSPLWATLFFIMLLVLGLDSQFVGVEGFITGILDLFPQPGAGSLRRELTAALCCIICCLIDLSMVTQGGMYVFQLFDNYSASGITLLWQAFWECVVIAWVYGADRFMDDVARMIGYRPLPVMKWCWAVVTPLVCVGIFVFHVVNYKPLTYNKTYVYPWWGEAIGWVLALSSMLCIPCTVIYKLLRCKGSLRERWQLLTTPIWGQHHLEYLTPEAEAKLLAPEPPKEKATLFETVI
- the SLC6A8 gene encoding sodium- and chloride-dependent creatine transporter 1 isoform X3; its protein translation is MPPVPTDTAAPQPPDAPRRDAAAAATAAAAAAPAGSEAAPERETWTRQMDFIMSCVGFAVGLGNVWRFPYLCYKNGGGVFLIPYLLIVFVGGIPIFFLEVALGQFMKQGGIAAWNIAPLFKGLGLASMVIVFFCNSYYIMILVWGLFYLVHSLTDTLPWATCGHSWNTEQCTELFNLDLCQNVSTNATASTWTSNFSCTNMTNKRSPVIEFWENKVLRLSGGLSEPGEMNWQMILCLLTTWIVVYFCIWKGVKSTGKIVYFTALFPYVVLILLLVHGVTLPGALGGIIYYLKPDWSKLVEAQVWIDAGTQVFFSYAIGLGALTALGSYNRFHNNCYRDAYILAVINSCTSFFAGFVVFSVLGFMASEQGVDISKVAESGPGLAFIAYPKAVTLMPLSPLWATLFFIMLLVLGLDSQFVGVEGFITGILDLFPQPGAGSLRRELTAALCCIICCLIDLSMVTQGGMYVFQLFDNYSASGITLLWQAFWECVVIAWVYGADRFMDDVARMIGYRPLPVMKWCWAVVTPLVCVGIFVFHVVNYKPLTYNKTYVYPWWGEAIGWVLALSSMLCIPCTVIYKLLRCKGSLRERWQLLTTPIWGQHHLEYLTPEAEAKLLAPEPPKEKATLFETVI